One stretch of Pararhizobium qamdonense DNA includes these proteins:
- the hpaI gene encoding 4-hydroxy-2-oxoheptanedioate aldolase, protein MPAPKNTFKAALREDRFQLGLWVALASPYAAEIVAGSGYDWLLIDGEHGPNDIPLLSAQIQAVARSGSHPMVRLPVGETWMIKQILDTGAQTLLIPMVESVEQAKALVRAVRYPPHGVRGVGAALGRASQFSRIGDYLETANDEICLIVQIESRAGLAALDDIAALEGIDGLFVGPSDLAADMGYLGQPGHPEVTAAIKDAFDRIAEAGKARGIMTLSLDQAHMYREMGADFMAIGTDVTLLVSATTRLREDFLSGETGSAKPVAGY, encoded by the coding sequence ATGCCCGCCCCCAAAAATACCTTCAAAGCTGCACTTCGCGAGGATCGTTTTCAGCTGGGCCTCTGGGTCGCGCTGGCCAGTCCTTATGCAGCGGAGATCGTTGCGGGCAGCGGCTATGACTGGCTTTTGATCGATGGAGAGCATGGGCCGAACGATATTCCGCTTCTCTCGGCGCAGATCCAGGCCGTCGCCCGCTCCGGCAGCCATCCGATGGTCCGGCTTCCGGTCGGCGAAACCTGGATGATCAAGCAGATTCTCGATACGGGCGCGCAGACCTTGCTGATCCCGATGGTGGAGAGCGTCGAGCAGGCAAAGGCTCTTGTACGCGCCGTCCGCTATCCGCCGCATGGCGTACGCGGCGTCGGTGCAGCCCTTGGCCGGGCATCGCAGTTCAGCCGGATCGGTGACTACCTTGAAACGGCCAATGACGAGATCTGCCTGATCGTGCAGATCGAGAGCCGTGCCGGCTTAGCTGCACTGGACGATATTGCTGCGCTTGAGGGGATCGACGGCCTGTTCGTCGGCCCGTCTGATCTCGCAGCCGACATGGGATATCTCGGACAGCCAGGCCATCCCGAGGTGACGGCAGCGATCAAGGACGCCTTCGATCGCATCGCAGAGGCGGGCAAGGCGCGGGGCATCATGACGCTCAGCCTCGACCAGGCGCATATGTACCGCGAGATGGGCGCAGACTTCATGGCAATTGGCACTGATGTGACGCTGCTGGTCAGCGCCACCACCCGGTTGCGGGAGGACTTCCTGTCCGGCGAAACAGGTAGTGCCAAGCCGGTTGCCGGCTACTGA
- a CDS encoding GntR family transcriptional regulator, with product MAKQNTVFKDAFNRCLKLLAETSSLPSEPELGTTLGVSRTTIRAILTRMEGLQLLAWDKRAKVVLRQPKPEDYYPAEETDSLSDIIERSFMRRILAGGAEPGMQINELELARDIGTGTTSVREFLIRFSRFGLIEKRPNSHWILKGFTREFALELTEVREMFELRSAASFTALAPEHPAWADLDRIETLHREILADIDNRYTEFSELDERFHLLVHTSSSNRFIVDFYDIITIVFHYHYQWNKTNARERNARALEEHLDYIAALRSRDPARVEAACRRHLKSARETLLQSIQ from the coding sequence ATGGCGAAACAGAACACCGTCTTCAAGGACGCCTTCAACCGTTGCCTCAAGCTCCTGGCGGAAACCTCAAGCCTGCCATCCGAGCCGGAACTGGGAACGACGCTCGGCGTCAGCCGCACCACCATTCGCGCCATCCTGACGCGCATGGAAGGGCTGCAACTGCTGGCCTGGGACAAGCGGGCAAAGGTGGTGCTGCGCCAGCCGAAACCGGAGGATTATTACCCGGCGGAGGAAACCGATTCGCTATCCGATATTATCGAGCGCAGTTTCATGCGCCGGATTCTGGCCGGCGGTGCCGAGCCCGGCATGCAGATCAACGAATTGGAACTCGCCCGCGACATCGGCACCGGCACGACCAGCGTGCGCGAATTCCTCATCCGCTTCAGCCGCTTCGGCCTGATCGAAAAAAGGCCGAACAGCCATTGGATCCTGAAGGGTTTTACCCGCGAATTCGCACTGGAACTGACGGAAGTGCGCGAAATGTTCGAACTGCGCTCGGCCGCCAGCTTTACGGCGCTGGCCCCGGAGCATCCGGCCTGGGCCGATCTTGACCGGATCGAAACGCTGCACCGCGAAATCCTTGCCGATATCGACAATCGCTACACGGAATTCTCGGAACTCGACGAGCGCTTCCACCTTCTCGTGCACACATCGTCGAGCAACCGTTTCATCGTCGACTTCTATGACATCATCACCATCGTCTTTCACTATCACTACCAGTGGAACAAGACGAATGCGCGCGAGCGCAACGCCCGGGCGCTGGAAGAACATCTCGACTATATCGCTGCCCTGCGCTCCCGAGACCCCGCCCGTGTCGAAGCCGCCTGCCGCCGCCATTTGAAATCGGCGCGCGAAACCTTGCTCCAGTCCATTCAATAG
- a CDS encoding UxaA family hydrolase, translated as MTAPSFIVLSPDDNVAVASLAIEAGGELPGGVRANGKIDPGHKVAIHPVHMGEPVVKYGQAIGRATVEIAAGDHVHSHNLAFDQDRLSIGAPVPPEAASSADRARTFMGYRRADGRAATRNFIGIIASVNCSTTVCRAIAEEANKVILPRYEGIDGFVPIVHDQGCGMSSTGDGMKNLHRTLAGYTRHVNFGGVLMVGLGCEVNQLTLYGQSGAGAGKRHFNIQDAGGSRRAVARALGVLEEIAAEVGTARRIAIPVSEIIVGLQCGGSDGLSGITANPALGAAVDILAGAGGTAILSETSEIYGAEHLLRSRAVNDGVAEKLDGLISWWEDYVAMHGASLDNNPSPGNKRGGLTTILEKSLGAVAKGGRSPLTAVYHYAERVTEHGLVFMDTPGYDPVSATGQVAGGANVITFTTGRGSCFGSRPCPSIKLTSNTALYRAMEEDMDIDCGTIATGDATIAGMGRDIFDLIIDTASGKKTKSELFGYGDNEFVPWHLGATL; from the coding sequence GTGACCGCACCTTCCTTCATCGTTTTGTCGCCGGACGACAATGTCGCCGTCGCATCGCTGGCCATCGAGGCGGGCGGTGAACTGCCGGGTGGCGTGCGCGCCAATGGCAAGATCGATCCCGGCCACAAGGTGGCGATCCATCCCGTCCATATGGGCGAACCGGTGGTGAAATACGGCCAGGCGATCGGCCGGGCAACCGTCGAGATCGCTGCGGGCGACCACGTTCATTCTCACAATCTGGCCTTCGATCAGGACCGGCTGTCGATCGGCGCCCCGGTGCCGCCGGAAGCGGCGAGCAGCGCCGACAGGGCGCGCACCTTCATGGGCTACCGCCGCGCTGACGGGCGCGCCGCGACCCGCAATTTCATTGGCATCATCGCCAGCGTCAACTGTTCCACCACCGTCTGCCGCGCAATCGCCGAGGAGGCCAACAAGGTCATCCTGCCGCGTTATGAGGGTATCGACGGTTTCGTGCCGATCGTCCATGATCAGGGCTGCGGCATGAGTTCGACCGGCGACGGCATGAAGAACCTGCATCGAACGCTGGCCGGCTATACGCGCCATGTGAATTTCGGCGGCGTTCTGATGGTCGGACTCGGTTGCGAGGTCAATCAGTTGACGCTCTACGGCCAATCCGGAGCGGGTGCCGGAAAACGGCACTTCAACATTCAGGATGCCGGCGGTTCGCGCCGCGCCGTTGCCCGCGCGCTCGGTGTGCTCGAAGAGATCGCGGCGGAAGTCGGAACGGCCAGGCGGATTGCGATCCCGGTCAGCGAAATCATCGTCGGCCTGCAATGCGGCGGTTCCGATGGGCTTTCAGGCATCACGGCCAACCCCGCTTTGGGAGCGGCGGTCGATATTCTGGCTGGCGCCGGCGGCACGGCCATCCTGTCGGAAACCTCCGAAATCTACGGTGCCGAACATCTGCTGCGCAGCCGCGCCGTCAATGATGGCGTTGCCGAAAAGCTCGACGGCCTGATCTCCTGGTGGGAAGATTATGTCGCCATGCACGGCGCTTCGCTCGACAACAATCCGTCGCCGGGCAACAAGCGCGGCGGCCTGACCACGATCCTGGAAAAATCGCTCGGTGCCGTCGCCAAGGGCGGCCGCTCGCCGCTGACGGCGGTCTATCATTATGCCGAGCGGGTGACCGAACATGGCCTCGTGTTCATGGATACGCCCGGTTACGATCCGGTCTCGGCAACGGGGCAGGTGGCGGGCGGCGCCAATGTCATCACGTTCACCACCGGCCGTGGCAGCTGTTTCGGTTCGCGCCCCTGCCCGTCGATCAAGCTGACAAGCAACACGGCGCTTTACCGGGCCATGGAAGAGGACATGGATATCGACTGCGGCACGATTGCCACCGGCGATGCGACGATCGCCGGCATGGGCCGCGACATCTTCGACCTGATCATCGATACGGCGTCGGGCAAGAAAACCAAGAGCGAACTGTTCGGTTACGGCGATAATGAATTCGTGCCCTGG
- a CDS encoding mannitol dehydrogenase family protein, which yields MTTTPIVQFGTSRFLQAHADLFVSEALEKGEALGKITIVQTTGSAERAGRLTALSAPDGFPVIIRGLAEGTEIDRTQQVRSVARALSTAADWDEIKRIVAMEAEVLISNTGDTGYVIGPDDLAADIPASFPGKLLVLLHERYRAGGGALTVLPCELVARNGDTLKKVILDLQSERFAGADFAGWLTTTVIWGNTLVDRIVSEPLQPAGAVAEPYALWAIEAQPGLKLPCTHPSILLVDDLSPYEKLKLHILNLGHTVLADLWLKNGRSQDETVKAILQDPDIFATLMEIYETEVIPGFAAKSLGEEAGRYVALTLDRFRNPFLNHRISDIANHHAEKITRRLANFKVWSPNVAMPRLTTIIESR from the coding sequence ATGACCACGACGCCTATCGTCCAGTTTGGAACCAGCCGCTTCCTCCAGGCCCATGCCGATCTCTTCGTCAGCGAAGCCCTGGAAAAAGGCGAGGCGCTGGGCAAGATCACCATCGTCCAAACTACGGGATCCGCGGAACGCGCGGGACGGCTGACGGCCCTTTCGGCGCCGGACGGTTTTCCAGTCATCATTCGCGGGCTCGCGGAAGGGACCGAAATCGACCGCACCCAGCAGGTCAGAAGCGTCGCGAGGGCTTTATCAACGGCAGCCGATTGGGATGAGATCAAGCGGATCGTGGCCATGGAAGCGGAGGTGCTGATCTCCAATACCGGCGATACCGGTTATGTCATCGGTCCCGACGATCTTGCAGCGGACATTCCCGCATCATTTCCCGGCAAGCTGCTCGTCCTGTTGCATGAACGCTATCGCGCGGGCGGCGGTGCGCTGACGGTTCTTCCCTGTGAATTGGTGGCCCGCAACGGCGATACCCTGAAAAAGGTGATCCTTGATCTGCAGTCAGAACGGTTCGCCGGCGCTGATTTCGCAGGATGGCTCACAACAACAGTGATCTGGGGCAATACGCTGGTGGACCGGATCGTATCCGAGCCGCTACAGCCCGCCGGCGCCGTCGCGGAACCCTATGCCCTCTGGGCCATCGAGGCGCAGCCGGGACTGAAACTGCCCTGCACGCACCCGTCCATTCTGCTAGTGGACGATCTCTCGCCTTACGAGAAACTGAAGCTGCACATCCTCAATCTCGGCCATACAGTGCTCGCCGATCTCTGGCTGAAAAACGGCCGCTCTCAGGACGAGACGGTCAAAGCCATCCTGCAAGACCCGGACATCTTCGCAACGCTGATGGAGATCTATGAAACCGAAGTCATTCCCGGCTTTGCCGCGAAGAGCCTCGGGGAGGAGGCCGGGCGCTATGTCGCGCTGACGCTCGACCGGTTCCGCAATCCGTTTCTCAACCATCGCATCAGCGACATCGCCAACCATCACGCCGAGAAAATTACCCGGAGGCTCGCAAATTTCAAGGTCTGGAGCCCTAATGTGGCGATGCCCAGGCTGACCACGATCATCGAAAGCCGCTGA